The DNA segment ttttttgcagcgaAGCTCCTGAACTTTAGTTTCGATTCGCCCcggacgtcgtcgtcgttagTTGGTTCGTAATCGGTAGCCAAACAACCGCACACAATGGACGTGGTAGACCAGCAGCCTACCACCCCTGCCCCATCGCCCGACAGCGAAGACGATGACACGCCACTCGCCATTAAGTTGAAGACGCAAAACGGTGGAAACGAACCGGCCGGTCCCGCGGCCGTTCCACCGGCCCACTCGCCCTGGAAGCGCAAGCAACTGGTTGACGTGAATCCGCACGGCAGCCTGGACCTGAGCAAGCTGTCGATGCGGCGAAACTCGAGCTACGGCAAGCTGCCGTCGGAGGCGCCCGAAGCGAAGGTGCTCGTCATCTACACCGGCGGCACGATCGGCATGATGCGAAACGAGAAGAATGGTAAGGGGATGGGAGTGGCCCAAATTAGCATACAAAGGTGGTGATAAAAATGGAACTATATCGATCTGTTTGTTTGGCTTTCCCCCCAGCGCTGGAACCACGGCCGTACGAGTTTGTGCGCAAAATACGCCAGTACCCGAACATGCACGACGACGGGTACGCAAGCAAGCGGTACGGGCCGGCGAAAAATATGGCCCCGTTGGTGCTGCCGTACGTGGAGGGACAGCACCGTCGCATACTGTACCAAATCTCCGAGTACGAGCCACTGCTCGATTCCTCCAACATGAGCATCTCGGACTGGGTGCGCATCGCGACCGACATACGCCAGTCGTACGAGTTTTTCGACGGGTTTGTGATACTGCACGGTACCGATACGCTGTCCTACACCGCGTCCGCCCTGTCGtttatgtttgaaaatttgggcaaaaccatcatcatcaccgggTCGCAGATACCGATCTTTGAGACGCGCACGGACGGCAAGGACAACTTTACGTCCGCGCTGATCCTGGCGGGGAATTATGTGCTGCCCGAGGTGTGCATCTTCTTCAACAGCCGGCTGTTCCGCGGTAACCGCACGATCAAGGTTAGCAGCGAGTCGCTGGACGCGTTCAATTCGCCCAATGCGGCCCCGCTCGCCAAGATGGGCATCAACGTGGAGGTGGACTATCGGGTCATCTTTCGGCCGTGCACGGTGGACAAGTTTACGGTGCATCTGCAGATGGACGAGAACGTGGGGCTGTTGCGGCTGTTTCCCAGCATCTCGGTCGCGACGGTCAATGCGTTTCTGAGGCGCCGATGCGTGGCGTGGTGCTGCAGACGTACGGTGCGGGCAATTTTCCCACCAACCGGGCAGATCTGATCGCGGCCCTGAAGGAGGCGAACGAGCGGCAGGTGCTGATCGTGAACTGCACCCAGTGCAACGAGGGTGCGGTGTGCGATCTGTACGAAACGGGCCGGCAGCTGCAGGAGATTGGCATCATACCGGGGTACGATATGACGCCGGAAGCGGCACTGGCCAAGCTGTCGTACGTGTTGAGCAAGCAGGAGTGGGACTGGgagacgaagaagaaggtgAGGTGGATTGCAGAGTGGATGATTTTGCTATTGACACttatgatgtgtgtgtgtgttctctaTATCCTTTACAGATGATGAAGAGTAATCTGCGCGGAGAGCTCACCTGTGAAAAGCCGCCGGAAATGCAAGAGTACGATCTGATCGATGCCGTTGCACGTACGCTTCATCTTACGTCCACCAAAGAGCTGGGACAGCTAAAGTCTTCCCTCTTTCCGGCGATGGTCAGCACGGCCGTGCTGGCTGGCGATGTGACAAAGGTAACGCGCCCTTCTGGCAGCTTTAGAGTATCGTGTATCTAACGACCTTTCCTACAtaccttctcctcctccatcAGCTGACGAACCTGAAGAACTACGGTGCCAACATGTCGGCCGAAAACTACGACCGCCGGACGGCACTGCACGTGGCGTGCTGCGAGGGCAACATCGAGATGGTGCAGTATCTGCTGCAGAACGGTGCCGCCGTACACATACGCGACCGGTACGATCGCACACCGCTGATGGATGCGATCATGCACGACCACCACCAGGCGATCCGGTTGCTGATCAAGTGCGGTGCCCATCTGACTGGCTCGATACGGGCGATTGGGGATGGGCTGTGTGCGGCCGCGGCCCGGAACCAGCAGGCCAGACTGGAATCGTACCGCATTGCCGGTGCCGACCTGTCGCAGGAAGACTCGTGCGGCCGTACCGCACTGCACGTGGCGGCGCTGTACGGGCACGTGGAGATTGTGCAGTACCTGCTGAAGAACTATGCCGAACCGAACGCGATCGACTATCTCGGGCTGACGCCGCTCGACTACGCGCTGAAGGCAAACTCGGAGGCGGTCGTGCCGGTGCTAGAGCACCACGAGGCAGTGCGGGGCGAGGAGCTGTCGTTCGATGCGGACAAGCGGCTCCAGATGAAGGATTCGTTCGACTAATTGTGGGCTACCGAGCGTCTCGTACACTTTTTGCATTATTGTGATACGTGAGGTGGTGGAAGGAGTTGAGAGGTGAATGTGCTAGAGTATGTTGAGAAGGAATGTGAAGGTTTTTTGTTGAGTGGTAGTTACTTAAATTCTGAACCAACATTAATAGGCCACAAGTAAAGTGCAGTGTATTGATAAGGAATTTAAAGCGAAGACATTAAGAACGAACGCAGTTGGTCTTCTACTGTAATTAGatttaaaacacacaacaaggAAAGTAGAATAAAAATGTACCTAATTCGCACCAGTaatcaaaaacacaaatttcGAGTTTGACACCTCTGACCGTTCAGGCAAAGTTAAAGTGGCTGCGTACGTTACTTTTTCGGACGTCACCTTTTAGCACATCTGTCGGTGCAAGAACTAAAACAAATTCTTTCATCATCCCAAAGATGTTATATTCGTATAGATTCCCTCCGAAAATGTACAATTTCACGCTTCTAACTACAATCTACCTACGCATAGCCTTTACAAATCGTACTGAATGCTTACCAAACGATAACAAAAACTTAACCTAAACTTTGACTCGTTGTACTAGCACCCGCCGTTAGCTTACCGCTTCCCTGCCATACGCACCAGGTGCTCCACGAAGCTGCCGATCGCACAGTGGGGAAACATCTTCTCGCAGCTCGTCTTGCGCTGCCGGCCCGCCTGGATCGCCTGCTCGATGGCGGTGCCGGTGAGAAACCGGTCCATCCAGTCGGCCCGCGACAGCCCCTCGACGACGGTGTCCACGGGCGTGGGCTTACCCTCGGCGACCGCTACGTTAGCCTCCCGCACGTACCAGCAAATCGTCCGCTGCGCACAGGCCACCGTATCGATGTCGTAGTCGTCCATCGTTCGATCCAGCGACCCGAGAAGCGTCCACAGCAAACTGTCCTCCTGCGCACCGCCGCGCTGCTGCTTGTCTGTGGGAAGAGATGAAAATGACACCAATGCAGGCTTGATTGCGACGGTTGGGCGAAACGTGCATTCATCGCAGCAACCATTGCGGTGGGAAATGTGCAACGCCACAGCCACACAGTCCGGTGTGAGGTGTTCGAAGCGTTGCCTGCAAGGTTTGTTGAAGCCGTCCCAGCTGTAGTGGAACACGATGGAACTTAGCGTTGAGCCCAGTGTCGCCTCGTACGATGCCGGCCCCGGCCTTCCCTTTGCCGACCAGCCGCCCTACTCGCTGATGGTTTTGATCAAACTGTTGGAGCTGAACAGTGGCAGCGACGAACCTgaggaacagcagcagtacacGCTTTCGCTGCAGTGCGGCAAGGAAAAGGATGATGCCGTCGGGACGCTGACCATGCTGAACACGATCAAGCCGGGCATTGTGGTGAGGTAAGTGacatattgtttttttcgttcccctTTAGCATGGCAATGTCATGTTGTCCCCCCCACCCTTCGCTACAGCTTACAGGAGGATGCGGAAAAGTTTGCCCGCTTCTTGACGGACAGCACCGTCGAGGTGGCCATCAAGCCGAACGACTCGCCGCACAGCTACCGGGGCGTGCTGCAGCTCAAGGACACCAAAGTGATGGCGTTCGATCCGACCGCCGACAGTGGCACACCGGTGGCCGAACAGTTCCCCTTGCACGATGCGTCCTCGTCCAAGCAGGTGGGCATGGTGTCGATGGTGCTGCAGGTCGTGCGCAGCGTTGCTCCGGTCGATCCGCTCGCCTCGTTCGATGTGCTGTACCGCATCAACGACAGCAAGCTGAAATCGGCCGACAGGCAGGAGGCGGAGGTGCGCCAGCTGCTCGCCTGCCCCAAGTGCAGCCTGCCGCGAGCGAACGGCGATTCGTGCTGCGGGTACGAGATTGTAGATGGCATTCTGAGCAAGAAGATGGTGTCCAGCACGGAGCAGATGATCGAACGGATCAAGGAGAAAATCAATCAGGTCAAGCTGGACGATGCGATTGGGCAGCGGGACTCCGTTTCCGACACCGACGGGTGCGGCAAGTTCTGCGCCCAGTGCGGTGGGCTGACCATTACCGGTGCAACCTGCGCATCGTCGGTCGCCAATGTCCGCCCAGGTCGTGCACGTTCGTCCCACACGGTGGCGGAGAATCGTGGCGAGGAAGGACTGGCCTGTGGAAAGGATTTGAGCGGTCGCAAAAGCATTAAGAAGACGACCAAATCATCTATCCGGTATGGCTTGTTGCAAAGTACGGGTTTACATCATCCTAATCGTTTTCTCCTTGCTCCTAGTTGCTGCGAGCGTTGCAAGGCTTGCTTGGATTGGCTGCCGGAGGCGTGCTGCTGCCCGAAGTGTGGCTACAAGCCGAAAAAACAAGCATCCCGCTCTCGCTTCTCGCTGCCGGCGTACTTCAACGCTCCTTCGGTCGCTATCGATCAGCACCGGCCCGATGAGCAGGACTCGTCGCTGCGTGGTTCCGACACGATGGTGGCCTCGTCCGACTCTTGTCGGCTGTGTAACATTTGCAAAACACGCTGCATTGATTGCGCAAACCAGATCAGCCAGCAGGGAGACCGTACCTCCACTAGCTCGTTCAGCACCGTTCCGCGCCAGTCGAAACATATCACGCAGGGCCATCGACGGTCCACCGTCGCCAATGTAGCGGCCGCGAGACCCCTGACGCGTCGTCCCTGGCGTACGGAGCGGGAAGCAAAGGCTTCCGGCTCGGCGGTAGAGCTGGACAATGGCCAAGGTAAGCGCAAGGAGCAGATGCAACAGGTGTACGGCGGTAAAGGCAAGCAGGATCTGAAAAGTGGCCATAACACAGCCGTGAATGCGAATGTGAAACAGCGGCCGACGGCGAAACAGATCCGCAAACAGTACAACGCGACCGTGCGCAAAATTAAGCACCAAAACCGGAACCTGTACTCGTATCGGTTCGGCAAGCGCCATCCGGGCATTGTGGTCGGCCATCGGACGTGCATGAAGCGTGATCCGCTCGTGCCAGCCCACATGGGCTGGCAGTGGGACCTGTGTCCGCCCGGCATCGGCAAGCGGCGGCCCGGATGGCGCCCGGGAGCCGTGCGGCGGCCGATCATGCAGCTGATGCAGCACTTCCTCAAGTGCTACCCGCTGGACAATGTGCCGGTAACGAAGCGTAAGTCGGTCGGTTTCCAAGGGGCCGAGCGGGAGGAGGACGGTGACAAGAAGCAACGGCCCACCCTGCACATCACGCGCAAGCATGGCGAGTACGCGATCACGATGCATCCGCTCAAAGATTCGGCCACCCTGCAGACGACGGACGATCCGTACCTGCCCTGCAAGCCGATCAAGTTCAAGCTGGCCAAGGACCCGCAACGCACCAAGCTGTACCTGCTGCGGGACGCCCTGAAGCGCAAGGGTTTGCCGCTGTGCGGCTGCAAAGAGCTGACCGACTGTGGCCACTGTACCGAGCGCGAGAAGCGCCTGCTCGCGGAAGAGATACGCCGCTCTTCGAAGGTGCTTGGCCTTTCGGCGAAAACGTCCATCGCGGACATACCGAGCGGCAGCGAGAGTGAGCTGGACGTGGAGTTTACCCCACCGTCGGCGATCATCCGGCCGGACATGAAGCGGCCGGACGTGGTGGTGGCCGAAACGCAGTACAACGTGCAGGACTTCCAGCTCAAGCCGGTCGGGGACGAGAAGGACGGCAAGGGCAaagctgccgctgctgccggacGCGGCCATGGCAAGGGAGATGGAGCGGGCTCAAAATCCACCAACCAGAAAGGCGCGGCGGGCAGTAAGAAGGGAGCTGCCGGTGGGCCGGATGCAGGCGGCACGAAGGTTCGCATATCGGTCACGAAAGCTAAAGGGGCGGCAGGAAAAGGACCTGGCGGAGGAGCAGCGAAAGGAAACGAACCCGGCGGAAAGGGCAACAAAAAGTAACTGCCTTCTGACCCACTGCCCCCTGCCTGCCAGCCCATggcttctgtttctgttctGTGAACGCGCCACGACGACCTCATGCCGGGTTACGTccctatttttgttttgttttgtattgaaTGTTCTGGTTTTGCAAAAATTGTTGGCGaatcgcttttttgtttagctCAACTCTTACTGTCACCTATTTCCGTCACATTCTTTTACACCTTGAAATAACTTTATCTCTTATCGTTTTGTGAAACCAAAAATAGAAATTcgcgttctttttttccttcccgtccCTGCCCGCAAAACGATGCgatgtctgcgtgtgtgtgtgtgggttgattTGTCCGGGCCCATTTGCACGTCACAAAGGTCACAACAAAAGACCACGTCACTCGGTCACTTGTGCGTCATTCCCTACCAGCTTCCTGCAGGCCAACTTCTTAAACACAGAGGGGCGAACACAGCACGAGACAGAAGCAATGGGCAGCAGGCGGCACCGTGTGGCCACGACTCCTTAACCCTGTGCTGTGCCTCCCAACACGCAATCACACTTACCGCCAATACCGTCCACCTCCGGTCGGGATTTACTTTCAGCGCGTCGCGGCCCTCCCAGCAGGGCGCCGGTGCCGTTGGTGAAGGTGCGGGCAGCCGCCCCAATCAGCGCGCCGCCAACGGTAAGGGCCCcggcaacggcaacggcacCAAGGTTAACGTTCAGCAGCGGAGTGCCCTGTCCAGGGGGAAACAGATCGGCATGGATAGCTCGTTAGTGTGCGATCGCATCCCGCAGGCCGTGCCGCAGTCGCTGATGGTCGGCTGCTGCCCGACGGTCGCCTACTGCTGCTATCCGTCGCAATGCTTACCTTGAGCACGGAGCTCATCACACCGCTGGCCGACTTTTGGACCGGAATCGACAGGAAGGGTATCGCAAAATCTATCTCCACCTGTCCCCGGGGGAGGGAGATAGAAACCGGGAGCGGGAAAAAGGAATTACGTTACCAAATTTGCGTTTAGAGATATAAAAAAGTTCTATTTTTCTACCGTTTTTTAAAGCTTTCGCATTGCTTTTGATGTTGCAAGGAAGCAAAAGGAGCTTTACACCTACCTCAATGCTGTTGTCCTTCGTTTCAAACGATATGAACCGCGGTTCGCGACGCCAGCCGGACGAGGACGTTTTGGACGCTCGGGCACGCGGCCGCACCGTTGTGCCGGCGGAGTAGTCGAGCGTGTAAAAACGATCCTCCTCCGACAGGGCGGCCGGTCCGTACACACGACCCCAGGGCTGGCCACCGGCAGTATCGTTCGGCGCCGGTCCGCCCAGCGCTTTCGGGCCCTGCTCGAGTAGCAGCACTGCCAGGGCAAGAATGGACACGGTGAGCATTGTCGCCGTCCTGTCGGTTCCAGTGCAATTGCTAAACTGGCACATTGCGCAAATTGTGGCCCTGAACTAAGTGCTCGCTGCATCAACGATCGGCGCGATGCAGCCATGACAAGATGGCGGTTCATGGCTTTTCGATTCCCTGAGCCACactcccgtgtgtgtgtttttttctgtccctctctctcccttctcaCTGACTCTTAACGCAAATATGCAAAAGTGGTGCGCAAATCATTCGAGTGCGCGAGAACgatttatcatcatcatcatcgtcgtcgtgccGCGAATCGCTTTGAATTGTGCAGcaaaacgatggaaaacaaTTCACGCTTCGGAAAGCCATGGCACGTGTGGATCGGTTTTCCGTACTACTGGTTCGAACTACAAGGAGAAGGGGGGCCCggcattttgttgttgccgcAATGTGAATGGAGTTAgtgaaaagaggaaaagaaatGTATGTGTCTGATTATGCTGACTGCACTCGACGGTTATGCTATCTGCTTGCCCGAGCTGAGGAGCTGAGAGGCGGTTTACCGATGTCACACTGCAGTGCCATTGTAGGGCAGTTGCGAAACTGCAGCAACCAAATTGCATGCGTAAGTCGGTTGTGTAAGTGAAGTCATGTGGGAATGGCAAAGCCTTTTCTTTTGGTGGAAAATGCACAAGACCCTTGCCGATATGCTACTAGAGGTATCAGTTCCTGCCGTATAACCTAGTTTTAAGCAACTTCTTTTTTAAACTTAGCGTGTATATACAAGCTTTAACACAGAGAGACTCTGACATTCTAATGATCGTAGGACATGCTTGGATTTATCCTTTATTATTTGATTGGtcaccaaaaaaaataaaagaaaaaaaaacaatatttaaactTTTACAATTGTACATCAATATTTGTTgacggtttgtttttccttatTTTGCTCTAGCACACACAGCGACACACAGCGTCTTGCAGCGTCGTGGTGCATGCTttcttgggtgtgtgtgatgcaGCCACTACGCTAAGAAACGCTGCAGCGGATTGTTAATTTCACGCATGGTGAATAATTTAGTGGTGGAAAATTAAACGCAACACAGCCGGTGACAATTCTTCTTCGGTGCGCGTGACACACATGTGGCCATTATGTCATCCCTGTGCACTGCCGAACAATTAAATGATGCAATCGCTGCTGCAATACGGCACAATTtgagggtgtgtgtttgtgacgaATCATTGTACTGATGGATGCAAAAGATTATTCTTCCTTCTTTGGACAATTTTAgtcgatttttttaaactttgtaAATTTCTTAAAGatcttaaacaaacaaaaacacaggcACAAATACAGAAATGAATTAAGTGTGCTTCACAGCTTGGTACACTGGTTAGatactgtttgtgtgtgaaaaatgtgTATATTTTATGTGTTACAGTAAGTGAGCGCTAGCTGAGAGGTTAAATTTATGAGAAAAATCCACAGTTGTTATGAATATCTCTTCTTAagattccggatgtttcaCGTTTTAacatttatgtgtttttcaaCTGCaaatcactccagttagcgaacttCTAGCTAAAACATCCATTTAACGGTCACCTATTGTATCTTCTCTTAGTACAATACAGTTTAGTAGTAccatacagttttttttaatattgtaGTATAGTTGCTTtctttaaaagcattttgatcgTGGCTGCTTCTTCTCTTCAATTTTCGTTTTGAGTTTCCTACATCATTTGGTTTTGGATATTGTATGTTTCTATGTGTTATGTTATAACgcaattttattttagatTGTTCTTTTTGTGTTCCTTTTCACTTTAACACTAGTTTTTTCCCTTTGTTCATCGGTTTTCGCATCTTCTGCTCTTTATTTTATCAATATCGATTGTTTGCGTCGCTTATTTTTATACTATGTTTGTTAT comes from the Anopheles coluzzii chromosome 2, AcolN3, whole genome shotgun sequence genome and includes:
- the LOC120952181 gene encoding uncharacterized protein LOC120952181, which encodes MVAAMNAHKQQRGGAQEDSLLWTLLGSLDRTMDDYDIDTVACAQRTICWYVREANVAVAEGKPTPVDTVVEGLSRADWMDRFLTGTAIEQAIQAGRQRKTSCEKMFPHCAIGSFVEHLVRMAGKR
- the LOC120961682 gene encoding uncharacterized protein LOC120961682, whose translation is MELSVEPSVASYDAGPGLPFADQPPYSLMVLIKLLELNSGSDEPEEQQQYTLSLQCGKEKDDAVGTLTMLNTIKPGIVVSLQEDAEKFARFLTDSTVEVAIKPNDSPHSYRGVLQLKDTKVMAFDPTADSGTPVAEQFPLHDASSSKQVGMVSMVLQVVRSVAPVDPLASFDVLYRINDSKLKSADRQEAEVRQLLACPKCSLPRANGDSCCGYEIVDGILSKKMVSSTEQMIERIKEKINQVKLDDAIGQRDSVSDTDGCGKFCAQCGGLTITGATCASSVANVRPGRARSSHTVAENRGEEGLACGKDLSGRKSIKKTTKSSIRCCERCKACLDWLPEACCCPKCGYKPKKQASRSRFSLPAYFNAPSVAIDQHRPDEQDSSLRGSDTMVASSDSCRLCNICKTRCIDCANQISQQGDRTSTSSFSTVPRQSKHITQGHRRSTVANVAAARPLTRRPWRTEREAKASGSAVELDNGQGKRKEQMQQVYGGKGKQDLKSGHNTAVNANVKQRPTAKQIRKQYNATVRKIKHQNRNLYSYRFGKRHPGIVVGHRTCMKRDPLVPAHMGWQWDLCPPGIGKRRPGWRPGAVRRPIMQLMQHFLKCYPLDNVPVTKRKSVGFQGAEREEDGDKKQRPTLHITRKHGEYAITMHPLKDSATLQTTDDPYLPCKPIKFKLAKDPQRTKLYLLRDALKRKGLPLCGCKELTDCGHCTEREKRLLAEEIRRSSKVLGLSAKTSIADIPSGSESELDVEFTPPSAIIRPDMKRPDVVVAETQYNVQDFQLKPVGDEKDGKGKAAAAAGRGHGKGDGAGSKSTNQKGAAGSKKGAAGGPDAGGTKVRISVTKAKGAAGKGPGGGAAKGNEPGGKGNKNASRPSQQGAGAVGEGAGSRPNQRAANGKGPGNGNGTKVNVQQRSALSRGKQIGMDSSLVCDRIPQAVPQSLMVGCCPTVAYCCYPSQCLP
- the LOC120961684 gene encoding LOW QUALITY PROTEIN: L-asparaginase (The sequence of the model RefSeq protein was modified relative to this genomic sequence to represent the inferred CDS: inserted 1 base in 1 codon), translating into MDVVDQQPTTPAPSPDSEDDDTPLAIKLKTQNGGNEPAGPAAVPPAHSPWKRKQLVDVNPHGSLDLSKLSMRRNSSYGKLPSEAPEAKVLVIYTGGTIGMMRNEKNALEPRPYEFVRKIRQYPNMHDDGYASKRYGPAKNMAPLVLPYVEGQHRRILYQISEYEPLLDSSNMSISDWVRIATDIRQSYEFFDGFVILHGTDTLSYTASALSFMFENLGKTIIITGSQIPIFETRTDGKDNFTSALILAGNYVLPEVCIFFNSRLFRGNRTIKVSSESLDAFNSPNAAPLAKMGINVEVDYRVIFRPCTVDKFTVHLQMDENVGLLRLFPSISVATVNAFLXAPMRGVVLQTYGAGNFPTNRADLIAALKEANERQVLIVNCTQCNEGAVCDLYETGRQLQEIGIIPGYDMTPEAALAKLSYVLSKQEWDWETKKKMMKSNLRGELTCEKPPEMQEYDLIDAVARTLHLTSTKELGQLKSSLFPAMVSTAVLAGDVTKLTNLKNYGANMSAENYDRRTALHVACCEGNIEMVQYLLQNGAAVHIRDRYDRTPLMDAIMHDHHQAIRLLIKCGAHLTGSIRAIGDGLCAAAARNQQARLESYRIAGADLSQEDSCGRTALHVAALYGHVEIVQYLLKNYAEPNAIDYLGLTPLDYALKANSEAVVPVLEHHEAVRGEELSFDADKRLQMKDSFD